A portion of the Bacillus sp. es.034 genome contains these proteins:
- a CDS encoding dUTP diphosphatase has product MNIETLLDMQKKLDQHIEEEHGLEQEDLIDKKILALLVEVGELANETRSFKFWSTKPSSSKDVILEEFVDGVHFILSLGIEIGIQQFDIGETNYTNEDVTKQFMEVFKYANHFAEERSVEHFQELFRHYVYLGELLGFTHEEVFDAYVKKNEVNYNRQKEGY; this is encoded by the coding sequence ATGAATATTGAAACATTATTGGACATGCAGAAGAAGCTTGATCAGCATATCGAAGAGGAACACGGCCTGGAACAAGAAGATCTGATCGACAAAAAAATCCTTGCCCTCCTGGTTGAGGTAGGTGAACTGGCCAATGAAACGAGAAGCTTTAAGTTCTGGAGTACGAAACCTTCTTCATCAAAGGATGTAATCCTTGAAGAATTTGTGGACGGGGTCCATTTCATCCTGTCACTGGGGATCGAAATCGGCATTCAACAATTCGATATAGGGGAGACGAATTATACGAATGAAGATGTGACAAAGCAATTCATGGAAGTTTTCAAATATGCCAACCATTTTGCGGAAGAGCGTTCCGTTGAACATTTCCAGGAGTTATTCAGGCATTACGTGTACCTTGGCGAACTGCTCGGATTCACCCATGAAGAAGTGTTCGATGCGTATGTGAAGAAAAATGAAGTGAATTATAATCGTCAAAAAGAAGGATATTAA
- the pheS gene encoding phenylalanine--tRNA ligase subunit alpha, which yields MEDKLRSLQQEAIEKVNEAQDLKELNNIRVAYLGKKGPVTEALKGMGKLSAEERPKMGALANEVRGAITETIEAKQAVLEKEAVQKKLQSETIDVTLPGRPVKKGNHHPLTMIVEEIEDLFIGMGYTVAEGPEVEKDYYNFEALNLPKGHPARDMQDSFYITEETLLRTHTSPVQARTMERAKGKGPIKIICPGKVYRRDTDDATHSHQFTQIEGLVIDENIRMSDLKGTLNVFAKKMFGEDREIRLRPSFFPFTEPSVEMDISCKICGGKGCRVCKGTGWIEILGAGMVHPNVLEMAGFDSEKYTGFAFGMGPERIAMLKYGIDDIRHFYTNDTRFVTQFGTQE from the coding sequence ATGGAGGACAAATTACGATCCCTTCAACAAGAAGCCATCGAAAAAGTGAACGAAGCACAAGACCTGAAAGAACTGAACAACATCCGCGTTGCTTACTTAGGGAAAAAAGGACCTGTCACCGAAGCCTTAAAAGGCATGGGGAAACTTTCAGCAGAAGAGCGTCCTAAAATGGGGGCACTTGCCAATGAAGTCCGTGGAGCAATCACCGAAACCATCGAAGCAAAGCAGGCTGTTCTTGAAAAAGAAGCGGTCCAAAAGAAGCTTCAATCTGAAACGATCGATGTCACGTTACCTGGCCGTCCCGTGAAAAAAGGGAATCACCATCCCCTGACGATGATCGTGGAAGAAATCGAAGACCTCTTCATCGGCATGGGCTACACGGTTGCTGAAGGACCGGAAGTGGAGAAGGACTATTATAATTTCGAAGCCTTGAACCTCCCTAAAGGACATCCGGCACGTGACATGCAGGATTCTTTCTATATTACAGAAGAAACCCTTCTGCGTACCCACACGTCACCGGTTCAGGCAAGAACGATGGAACGGGCCAAAGGAAAGGGTCCCATCAAGATCATCTGTCCTGGTAAAGTGTACCGACGTGATACGGATGACGCAACACATTCACACCAATTCACTCAGATCGAAGGCCTTGTCATCGACGAAAACATCCGTATGAGTGATTTGAAAGGGACGCTGAATGTATTTGCCAAGAAAATGTTCGGTGAAGACCGTGAAATTCGCTTGCGCCCGAGCTTCTTCCCATTCACAGAGCCTTCTGTCGAGATGGATATTTCATGTAAGATCTGTGGAGGAAAAGGTTGTCGTGTATGTAAAGGAACGGGCTGGATCGAAATTCTCGGCGCAGGGATGGTTCATCCGAATGTCCTTGAAATGGCTGGATTCGATTCGGAGAAATATACAGGTTTCGCCTTCGGTATGGGACCAGAGCGTATCGCCATGCTGAAATACGGCATCGATGACATCCGTCATTTCTACACAAACGATACTCGCTTTGTGACACAGTTCGGAACACAAGAGTAA
- the thrS gene encoding threonine--tRNA ligase, whose protein sequence is MSEIVKMQFPDGNVKEFPKGTTTEEIAASISPGLKKKALAGKINGVMIDLRTGIQEDGAIEIVTAPSTDALEVLRHSTAHLMAQAIKRLYPETKLGIGPVIEGGFYYDIDSEHTFTPEDLPEIEKEMKKITGENLEVVRKEVSRDEAQKMYEEIGDEYKLELLEAIPEGEQVSIYEQGEFFDLCRGVHIPSTNKIKEFKLLSIAGAYWRGNSDNKMLQRIYGTAFFKKEDLAEHLRLLEEAKERDHRKIGKELNLFMNSQKVGQGLPMWLPKGATIRRIIERYIVDKEERLGYDHVYTPIMGSVELYKTSGHWDHYQENMFPVMEMDNEDLVLRPMNCPHHMMIYKNGIHSYRELPIRIAELGTMHRYELSGALSGLQRVRGMTLNDAHIFVRPDQIKEEFKRVVRLVQEVYKDFDLNDYSFRLSYRDPEDTEKYFDDDEMWNRAQGMIKEAMDELDVEYFEAEGEAAFYGPKLDVQVKTALGKEETLSTVQLDFLLPERFDLTYVGEDGKQHRPVVIHRGVVSTMERFVAFLIEEYKGAFPTWLAPTQVQVIPVSPDVHFDYAKEVKEKLQAEGLRVEIDDRNEKIGYKIRESQMSKVPYMLVVGDNEIKETAVNVRKYGEQKSETISLDEFIGHITKEANR, encoded by the coding sequence ATGTCAGAAATAGTGAAAATGCAGTTCCCGGATGGAAATGTCAAGGAATTTCCTAAGGGTACGACGACAGAAGAGATTGCTGCGTCCATCAGTCCGGGACTGAAGAAGAAGGCGCTCGCTGGAAAAATAAATGGTGTAATGATCGATCTGCGTACAGGAATTCAGGAAGATGGAGCGATTGAAATCGTGACGGCTCCTTCAACGGATGCCCTTGAAGTCCTTCGTCACAGTACGGCCCATTTAATGGCACAGGCCATCAAACGTTTATATCCTGAAACGAAGCTTGGAATCGGTCCGGTCATTGAAGGTGGATTCTATTACGATATCGATTCAGAGCATACGTTTACGCCAGAGGATCTTCCTGAGATCGAGAAGGAAATGAAGAAGATCACAGGTGAAAACCTGGAAGTGGTCCGTAAAGAAGTCAGCCGCGACGAAGCGCAGAAAATGTATGAGGAAATCGGGGATGAGTACAAGCTTGAACTGCTTGAAGCCATTCCTGAAGGGGAACAGGTTTCCATTTACGAGCAGGGTGAATTCTTCGACCTTTGCCGCGGGGTCCACATCCCGTCAACAAATAAAATCAAAGAATTTAAGCTGTTGAGCATTGCCGGGGCTTACTGGCGTGGTAACAGTGATAATAAAATGCTTCAACGGATTTACGGTACGGCTTTCTTCAAGAAGGAAGACCTTGCAGAGCACCTTCGTCTTTTAGAAGAAGCGAAAGAGCGTGATCACCGTAAAATCGGAAAAGAATTGAACCTGTTCATGAACTCACAAAAGGTGGGACAAGGCTTGCCGATGTGGCTGCCTAAAGGTGCAACGATCCGCCGCATCATCGAGCGTTATATCGTGGATAAAGAAGAGCGTCTGGGCTATGACCACGTCTACACTCCGATCATGGGGAGCGTAGAGCTTTACAAAACAAGCGGTCACTGGGATCACTATCAGGAAAATATGTTCCCGGTCATGGAAATGGATAATGAAGATCTTGTTCTTCGCCCGATGAACTGTCCTCATCATATGATGATTTACAAAAACGGTATCCACAGCTACCGTGAGCTTCCGATCCGTATCGCCGAGCTTGGTACGATGCACCGTTATGAATTATCAGGCGCCCTGTCTGGACTTCAGCGTGTACGCGGGATGACTCTGAATGATGCTCATATCTTCGTGCGTCCGGATCAGATCAAGGAAGAATTCAAACGTGTCGTACGCCTCGTTCAGGAAGTGTACAAAGACTTTGATCTGAATGACTATTCCTTCCGTCTTTCGTACCGTGATCCTGAAGATACAGAGAAGTACTTCGATGACGATGAAATGTGGAACCGTGCTCAAGGTATGATCAAGGAAGCGATGGATGAACTGGACGTTGAGTACTTCGAAGCAGAAGGGGAAGCGGCATTCTACGGCCCTAAACTGGACGTTCAAGTGAAAACGGCCCTTGGGAAGGAAGAAACGTTATCCACTGTTCAACTGGACTTCTTACTTCCAGAGCGCTTTGACTTAACATACGTAGGGGAAGACGGCAAGCAGCACCGTCCTGTCGTGATTCACCGTGGGGTCGTATCCACTATGGAACGCTTCGTTGCCTTCCTGATCGAGGAATACAAAGGAGCTTTCCCGACTTGGCTCGCTCCAACGCAGGTTCAGGTGATCCCGGTTTCTCCTGATGTCCACTTCGACTACGCAAAAGAAGTGAAAGAAAAGCTACAGGCTGAAGGACTGCGTGTGGAAATCGATGACCGCAATGAAAAAATCGGCTACAAAATCCGTGAGTCTCAGATGAGCAAAGTCCCTTATATGCTCGTCGTGGGAGACAATGAAATCAAGGAAACAGCTGTCAACGTCCGTAAATACGGAGAGCAGAAATCCGAAACCATCTCCCTTGACGAATTCATCGGCCACATCACAAAAGAAGCGAATCGCTAA
- a CDS encoding M42 family metallopeptidase translates to MAKLDETLTMLKDLTDAKGVPGNEREVREVMKKYIEPFADEVTTDNLGSLIAKKVGDENGPKIMVAGHLDEVGFMITQIDSKGFLRFQTVGGWWSQVMLAQRVTIVTSQGEVTGVIGSKPPHILPPEARKKPVDIKDMFIDIGASSREEVQEWGVKPGDMVVPHFEFTVMNNEKMLLAKAWDNRIGCAIAIDVLRNLKDASHPNVVYGVGTVQEEVGLRGARTAAAKIQPDIGFGVDVGIAGDTPGVSDKEASSKMGEGPQIILYDASMVSHKGLRDFVTDTADEHNIPYQFDAIAGGGTDSGAIHLTANGVPALSITIATRYIHSHAAMLHRDDYDNAVKLITEVIKKLDSDTVAKITFD, encoded by the coding sequence ATGGCAAAATTAGATGAAACATTGACAATGCTCAAAGATTTAACCGATGCCAAAGGTGTACCGGGCAATGAGAGAGAAGTACGGGAAGTCATGAAAAAATACATAGAGCCATTTGCGGATGAAGTGACGACAGATAACCTGGGGAGTCTGATCGCGAAAAAAGTGGGCGATGAAAACGGCCCTAAAATCATGGTGGCGGGACATCTTGATGAAGTAGGTTTCATGATCACACAGATCGACAGCAAAGGGTTCCTTCGCTTTCAAACCGTAGGTGGCTGGTGGTCACAGGTCATGCTTGCCCAGCGTGTGACGATTGTGACGAGCCAAGGGGAAGTGACAGGTGTGATCGGTTCCAAGCCGCCGCATATCCTGCCTCCGGAAGCACGCAAAAAGCCCGTCGACATCAAAGATATGTTCATTGATATCGGTGCGTCAAGCCGTGAAGAAGTACAGGAATGGGGAGTGAAACCGGGAGATATGGTGGTCCCTCATTTCGAATTCACGGTGATGAACAACGAGAAGATGCTCCTGGCGAAAGCATGGGATAACCGCATCGGATGTGCGATTGCCATCGATGTACTAAGAAACCTGAAGGATGCGAGTCATCCGAACGTCGTATATGGAGTCGGTACCGTACAGGAAGAGGTCGGCCTTCGTGGTGCGAGAACGGCTGCTGCCAAGATTCAGCCTGATATCGGCTTTGGTGTGGATGTTGGAATCGCCGGGGACACACCTGGTGTTTCTGATAAGGAAGCGTCAAGCAAGATGGGTGAAGGTCCACAGATCATTTTATATGATGCTTCCATGGTTTCCCATAAGGGACTTCGCGACTTTGTGACGGATACAGCGGATGAGCATAACATTCCGTATCAATTCGATGCCATCGCAGGAGGTGGAACGGATTCAGGCGCGATCCATTTGACAGCCAATGGAGTTCCCGCCTTATCCATCACCATTGCGACACGCTATATCCACTCACATGCAGCCATGTTGCATCGTGATGATTACGATAACGCCGTTAAATTGATTACAGAAGTGATCAAGAAGCTCGACAGCGACACTGTGGCAAAGATTACGTTTGATTGA
- a CDS encoding VTT domain-containing protein — protein sequence MDERLVAAFALMEASGYMAPVLFIVFHILRQFLFIPVALVCMAGGVLFGSLFGTLYSLIGLTLLSVTFYFVIKSFKSFYEKLLRLKEKWFGRNATLTTGQIAVLRLIPFVHYQLLNLCLLERKKELKPFIRASLLSNIPLAFFYTVFGQYIKQFSPPILVMIFIALIVLFYLLREKVRVIQWREFFPGK from the coding sequence ATGGACGAACGGTTGGTTGCTGCATTCGCCCTGATGGAAGCAAGCGGATATATGGCTCCTGTTCTGTTTATCGTATTTCACATTCTGAGGCAGTTTCTGTTCATTCCTGTCGCCCTTGTCTGTATGGCGGGAGGGGTTCTGTTCGGAAGTCTCTTCGGCACTCTGTATTCGTTGATCGGATTAACGCTCTTATCTGTCACTTTTTATTTTGTCATCAAAAGTTTCAAATCGTTTTATGAAAAACTCCTGAGGCTGAAAGAAAAGTGGTTCGGCCGGAATGCCACCCTTACCACAGGGCAGATTGCGGTTCTCAGGTTGATTCCCTTTGTCCATTACCAGCTCTTGAATCTTTGCCTGCTCGAGCGGAAGAAGGAACTCAAGCCCTTCATTCGCGCCTCCCTTCTTTCCAATATTCCCCTGGCGTTTTTCTATACGGTATTCGGCCAATACATCAAACAATTTTCCCCGCCCATTCTCGTCATGATTTTCATCGCACTCATCGTCCTCTTTTACCTTTTAAGAGAAAAAGTCAGAGTCATTCAATGGAGAGAGTTTTTTCCGGGTAAATAA
- the infC gene encoding translation initiation factor IF-3, with translation MISKDMILNETIRAREVRLIDQNGEQLGIKTKNEALEIAERVNLDLVLVAPNAKPPVARIMDYGKFKFEQQKKDKEARKNQKIINLKEVRLSPTIDEHDFNTKLRNARKFLEKGDKVKASIRFKGRAITHKEIGQRVLDRFSDECKDVATVESKPKMDGRSMFLVLAPVNEK, from the coding sequence ATTATTAGCAAAGACATGATTTTAAACGAAACGATTCGTGCCCGTGAAGTACGTCTTATCGATCAAAACGGTGAGCAACTTGGGATCAAAACCAAGAATGAAGCTCTTGAAATCGCTGAACGTGTAAATCTTGATCTTGTTCTGGTTGCTCCAAATGCAAAACCACCCGTTGCTCGTATCATGGACTACGGTAAGTTTAAGTTTGAACAACAGAAGAAAGACAAAGAAGCACGTAAGAATCAGAAGATCATCAATCTTAAAGAGGTGCGTCTAAGCCCGACGATTGATGAGCATGATTTCAACACCAAGCTTCGTAACGCTCGTAAGTTCCTTGAAAAAGGAGACAAAGTTAAAGCGTCAATCCGATTTAAAGGTCGTGCGATTACGCACAAAGAAATTGGTCAACGCGTTCTGGATCGCTTCAGTGATGAGTGTAAAGATGTAGCAACCGTTGAATCAAAACCGAAAATGGATGGTCGCAGTATGTTCTTGGTGCTTGCACCAGTCAACGAAAAATAA
- the rplT gene encoding 50S ribosomal protein L20, translating into MPRVKGGTVTRRRRKKVLKLAKGYFGSKHTLYKVANQQVMKSYMYAYRDRRQKKRDFRKLWITRINAAARMNGLSYSRLMHGLKLAGIEVNRKMLAELAISDEKAFNQLADAAKAQLNK; encoded by the coding sequence ATGCCACGCGTAAAAGGCGGAACAGTAACACGCAGACGTCGTAAAAAAGTTCTTAAATTAGCCAAAGGTTATTTCGGTTCAAAACATACTTTATATAAAGTAGCAAATCAACAAGTCATGAAATCATACATGTATGCTTATCGTGACCGTCGCCAAAAGAAACGTGATTTCCGTAAACTATGGATCACACGTATCAATGCGGCTGCACGTATGAACGGTCTTTCTTACAGCCGTTTAATGCACGGATTGAAGCTTGCTGGTATCGAAGTAAACCGCAAAATGCTTGCTGAGCTTGCGATTTCTGACGAAAAAGCATTCAACCAATTAGCTGACGCTGCTAAAGCTCAACTAAACAAATAA
- the sspI gene encoding small acid-soluble spore protein SspI: MNLNLRKAIIHNVSGNNQDELRDTIVDAIQGGEEKTLPGLGVLLEVFWQNADPQEQKMVLETLEESLQQQQMQ, encoded by the coding sequence ATGAATCTTAACTTACGAAAAGCGATCATACACAATGTATCTGGAAACAACCAGGACGAATTGAGAGACACCATTGTCGATGCCATCCAGGGAGGGGAAGAAAAAACCCTTCCAGGTCTCGGTGTACTCCTTGAAGTCTTCTGGCAAAACGCCGATCCCCAGGAACAGAAAATGGTCCTTGAAACATTAGAGGAATCATTGCAGCAGCAGCAAATGCAATAA
- a CDS encoding RNA methyltransferase → MKYIQSSKNPVVKQWKKLLTKKERDLTRTYIIEGFHLVEEALKQEDTVLELIQVEGIDIPQKWTVDSVPITMVSDEVGKTLADTETSQGIFAICRQKEDEHDPEKAATFMLLDGLQDPGNIGTIIRTADAAGIDMVVLGKGTVDPYNPKVLRSAQGSHFHIPIVRKELPETISSLKERSIPVYGTALENGVEYTSISPQSSYALIVGNEGNGMSRDLLKETDRNLYIPIYGKSESLNVAIAAGILLYYFKNGQ, encoded by the coding sequence TTGAAGTATATTCAATCCTCGAAAAATCCTGTTGTGAAGCAGTGGAAGAAATTATTGACGAAAAAAGAACGGGATCTTACCCGTACATATATCATTGAAGGATTTCATCTTGTGGAAGAAGCTTTGAAGCAGGAGGATACGGTCCTTGAGCTGATCCAGGTGGAAGGAATCGATATCCCCCAGAAATGGACGGTGGACTCGGTTCCCATCACTATGGTGTCGGATGAAGTAGGGAAAACCCTCGCTGATACCGAGACCTCTCAAGGGATCTTTGCAATTTGCAGGCAAAAGGAAGATGAGCATGACCCCGAAAAGGCAGCAACATTCATGCTGCTCGACGGTCTCCAGGATCCGGGCAATATCGGCACGATCATCCGCACAGCCGATGCAGCGGGAATCGATATGGTCGTGCTGGGTAAAGGGACGGTGGACCCTTATAATCCGAAAGTATTACGATCGGCACAGGGAAGCCACTTCCATATCCCGATTGTCAGAAAAGAACTGCCTGAAACCATTTCATCCCTGAAAGAGCGCAGCATCCCCGTGTACGGGACGGCTCTTGAAAACGGAGTGGAGTACACGTCGATCAGCCCGCAATCTTCCTATGCCCTCATCGTAGGGAATGAGGGGAACGGCATGTCTCGGGACCTGTTAAAGGAAACCGACCGGAACCTCTACATCCCCATTTACGGTAAGAGTGAATCATTGAATGTGGCCATTGCGGCAGGCATTTTATTGTACTATTTTAAAAATGGGCAGTGA
- a CDS encoding isochorismatase family cysteine hydrolase, giving the protein MSQEKSALLIIDMINTFDFQGGEDLYENTMNIVGNIRDLKKKAKEAGLPVIYVNDNYGLWQDNMNDIIEKCKKGKGKDVIEKLHPDTDDFFIIKPKHSCFFGTQLDILLHQLDVKHLILTGIAGDICVLYTANDAYMREYDMSIPQDCMASETEEDNESAIRIIKKTIDADMTSSKEMTFK; this is encoded by the coding sequence ATGAGTCAGGAGAAAAGCGCATTATTAATCATCGATATGATTAATACGTTTGATTTCCAGGGTGGAGAAGATTTATACGAAAACACCATGAACATCGTAGGAAACATTCGGGACTTGAAGAAGAAAGCGAAGGAAGCCGGGTTGCCGGTCATATATGTGAATGACAATTACGGCCTATGGCAGGACAATATGAATGATATCATAGAGAAATGCAAAAAAGGGAAAGGCAAAGACGTAATCGAAAAACTCCATCCCGATACAGACGATTTTTTCATCATCAAACCGAAGCACTCCTGTTTTTTCGGGACACAGCTTGATATCCTCCTTCATCAGCTGGATGTGAAGCATCTGATTCTAACAGGGATCGCTGGTGACATCTGCGTCCTGTATACCGCCAATGATGCCTATATGAGGGAATATGACATGTCGATTCCGCAGGACTGCATGGCATCAGAAACCGAAGAAGACAATGAAAGTGCGATCCGCATCATCAAAAAGACGATTGATGCCGATATGACCTCTTCGAAAGAAATGACGTTTAAATAA
- a CDS encoding sigma-w pathway protein ysdB: MLWLIRLVLLILILYLLYSSVKYIINPKRKLELAQEQKRFYFLDDQENVRKNFHITYKGVRFEGEKYLGATEKAFDVVSIFVWTKHVSSLKGLTREDFEYLQNEIKERYPNAKLDWKSPIHEFLQKPQQKND; this comes from the coding sequence ATGCTTTGGCTTATTCGGTTAGTGCTTTTGATCCTTATTCTTTATCTTTTATACAGCAGCGTGAAATACATTATCAACCCAAAGCGAAAACTGGAGCTTGCCCAGGAGCAGAAACGTTTCTATTTTCTAGATGATCAGGAAAATGTCCGGAAAAACTTTCACATAACGTACAAGGGTGTACGATTTGAAGGGGAAAAATATCTTGGGGCAACGGAGAAGGCATTCGATGTGGTTTCCATATTCGTATGGACCAAACATGTTTCCTCATTAAAGGGCCTTACCCGGGAGGATTTCGAATACCTCCAGAACGAAATCAAAGAAAGATACCCGAATGCCAAACTCGACTGGAAAAGTCCGATTCACGAATTCCTTCAAAAACCACAACAAAAAAACGACTAG
- the rpmI gene encoding 50S ribosomal protein L35: MPKMKTHRGSAKRFKKTGSGKLKRSHAYTSHLFANKSTKAKRKLRKAAVVSKGDFKRIRHMLDNLK; this comes from the coding sequence ATGCCAAAAATGAAAACTCACCGCGGCTCAGCTAAGCGTTTCAAGAAAACAGGTTCTGGTAAACTTAAACGTTCACACGCTTACACAAGCCACTTATTCGCAAACAAATCTACTAAAGCAAAGCGTAAGCTACGTAAAGCGGCTGTTGTCTCTAAAGGAGATTTCAAACGCATTCGTCATATGCTTGACAACCTAAAATAA